The window TAATTACTACATCATTATCTACTAATTTCAGAATATTTATAGGGCAACAGtattaattctgaaaaaaaaaatcctgtctatTTAGTGGACAGTAAATCTTAAAGACTTGGCAAGCTAGGACTGGGAAATGGCTGTGTTGGTAAAGTGACTACCATACAACACAAAAACCTGAGTTtgtatccccagaacccacccaCGTGAAAGCCAATCATGATGGCGTGCGTCTGTGATGCagtgggagcagagacaggtgggtccctgaCTACCTGTCTGTAGAGCTATGGGTGAACTCCAGAttcagagagagatcctgtcacaATAAAAGGGAGACACCtaatgtcagcctctggcctccacacatcaTGTGCTACACATAATAAACACAAACCTACTTGGTAAGCTTTTAATAGTGTGATGATATGTGACCTTTAGTTTCATATTCCTACTTCTCCACCCCTGTATGTCCTATGGCAGAAACATATTACTATAATTAGGGAAAATGGACTTTCAGCGTTTAATAGGAATTATTTCTTCATTattactaaaaattatttttatattaaatttaaaagactTGGCTGTAGTCCTTGGTTAAAGGTTAACTCTCACTGCTGCACAGTTaaatttcctttgttgttgttttgaggcagggtcgcTCTATGTAGTACTGACTGGTcaggaactccctgtgtagacctggctggcagggactcacagagatccacttgcttatGTCTCCCcgagctgggaataaaggcgtgtccCGCTATGCCTGGTTCCTGGCTTTTTTAAACgtgagttctggagattgaactcatgtcctcatgtttgcaaagtgagcactttaccagctgaagCGTCTTCCCAAGCCTGATATTCTTGTTGGCATTTTTGTCTACTTTGCTGCCACTctcgtgtccccccccccaaatgtgGCAGTCAGACCTGAAGTAATGTCCCAgattctcaattgagaaaatgagaaTATTAGAAGTATGTATGGACTTTGAGGTGAATAGTAGGAAAGATAtcctatttccttctgtatgaagtgaagaaaaaaactaatttaGAGATCTAGGCTAACAGCACATAGTTTGGTGTCTGCCATACACAGCACTTACTTAGGGAGTCAGTAGTTTTTCTTTGCAGTTGCTGAACAAATGAGACTCCCTTGTTGGTTATCTGTGACTGAGTCTTGAAGAATGAATGGCTTTTCTGATTATAGGTGGCTTAATATAATTAAACTCCTACCACATGAAAACAAGCTTCTTGGCGTACTTGGGTTATCCTCAAAACCAAACCGTCTAAGGCTAAGATATCACAAGTTCTTCAATGgcttctttgtgtttttaatcACAGATTTTCATATAGTGAACAAGAGATACTTTTTGTAGATTTTAGTAGCCATTTTGTACTTATTTGCATGTTGATTTATTTCTTGTATGTTGGTCACAAGCCTaagttgtcaatttttttttttttaaaaaggcttaacTTGGGCTCTATGCAATATGTGATATGTGTTATAAATATTTCCCCTTCAGGTTTCTGAGCCTCTGAGTGATGTTAGGGTCATGAGAATAGAGAGTCAAAATGGGAATTAGTGGTTAATAGGCTTTTCCCAGGTCTAGAGCCAAGCCCATCACAGGAGCTTTCAAATTAGACCTTTCTTATTGACATGTGTACTCTGAATTGTAGTACTGAACACAGCTATTGTAAACAGAGGTCTAGAAATGAATATTTAGCTAATAAATTGTAATTCCTACTAAATATGTAAGAAATGAGCTAGATAGCAATATCCCAGAAAGAGAAGGACAGTAAGAGTCAAGCGGTTGAGTTGattgttgtgttgttttgaggGGAATGCGGGTCCTCGAGGTGCTGCTGTAGAAGAGAGCAAGTACTCTGGCAAAGCAtttcatgtgtgtggatgctCTTTGCCTGCATGAGTGTCTGTGCTCCATgtggtgcctggtgcctgcagaggtcaggagagagtGCCGGAGGGcctagacagttgtgagccaccacatgggtgctgcaAACTAAAGCTGGGTCCTGCTAAACAGCTTCAGCCCCTGGCGCAGGTTGCAAAGAGCTTACGCTGAAAATGAGGCCTAAAGATAACTAAAGTGCTTGGCCATGTTTATGCCACAGATCCTGCTAGCTGTCTGTCAAAGTCTGTGGTGAGCCTTTTCGAATGCACTATAGCACCAAAAGTGGTTCAGTCTCAGAATCTCAGCATTTaggggctaaggcaggaggattgtcagtttaaggccagcctacaTAGCCAGACCTCACCATCTGAACTAAATAATGAATTATAAATGAAATGTCATATTTAGATAGCCAGAAAGTATTGTAGAAACAAATTCACGATATACTAATACAGAATATATAGGCATTCTGAAAACTATCGTAATTTCAAATAGTGACATATCTAAGTAAAATGTCAACATTTCTGTAAACCCTACAGTATGATATGAAATACTTGTGATTTCTATTGGTGGTAAATGCCCCTGGTACTGCTGTGGTTTGTAACTTTCATTCATAATTGAAGGAAATGCCTTCCAATTTTCAGTTAGAATTTTTCAAATAGCTGTCTTCCCCATCAGTGTTCACAGACCCTTTCTAAAGGCTGTCTGTGAGCCCCAGTTGAAGAGCTGTTGGGTTAGATGGAACCAGCCAGAAGTAGCACAGAGAGGGCTCAGCTGTTGAGAGTTTAACAGCATATGATGCCCtggcagaggactggagtttggctcccagctcccacatcaggCAACTTACAGCTGACTATAACTCTGGCTCTAGGaggaatctgacacctctggcctccacaaactcCTACATCTATGTGTCCATATGgtatgtgtttgcacacacacacacacaattaaacataataaaagtaagtttttaaaaaatcatctcttttatgtgtatgggtttatctgtgcaccacatgtatgcaatgCCCAGAGATGCCTGAAGAGGGTAtcagactggagttacagacagttgtgagcaggcATATGGGTACTAGAAATTGAACACCaggtcatttggaagagcagccagtgctcataactgctgaacAATATCTCTGGCcccatacaaaataaaagagatacaaaaaaaaaaggcacctgcctttaatcccagcacttgggaggcagaggtaggcggatctctgtgagttcaagggcagcctggtctacagagttccaggactggctccataaaacccagtcttgaaaaaccaaaaataaataaataaaagttaaaaaacccAGAGACTCCATAGCTAACACGTGAAACTAACAGGAATGCTGAGGTTACTGAGGAAATGGTGAAGCCTGGTAGACACTAAGAGTGTGAGGTCTCCCTTTTATCACTGTGACTACTCTAAAATAAACACTCAGGGCACTGGGTGACGATGCTGTGGATCTGTCCTGTGATGACCAAGGGTGACGGCAGTAGAGGTGAAAGTTTTTCTCTGTAGTGTAATggttgaaattttattatttgtatgtttaaaattataatagtTTAAAAGCATGTTGGGAAGAATTTAGTTATCTGTAAAAAGTCAGAATTTGAGTGGATTGAGAAGTCATAAAGTAATACaaagttttttgtattttttttgagacagtgtttttccgtagctttttggttcctgtcctggaactagctcttgtagtccaaggtggcctcgaactcacagagatccgcctgcctctgcctcccgagtgctgggattaaaggcgtgtgccatcaccgcccagctaaaGTAATACAAAGTTAAGATGACTAGCTTGTAATGCTGAGGAATTAATGGTTGTAAGAATATATGGGAAtgtaatgctgctataaacatgaTGTGTCAAACTATAACTGATTCTAGTGACAGTAGCTGTGTGATGTGAAGGGGAACAGTAGCCATTAACCTAGCTTGGTACTAGAGTTACAGCTTACAGGTagtgttggactctagcgtccaaacaccgaggtgGAGTCGCCCCCAAAGACCatctcatacaccacagccgatgcaaaagcatgaggattttattaattctgtcatgacagggtcccccagcattcgggaagctgagggacctcgaatagctggtacagtctacttttaaagggaccacagaagcaaggggggttgttctttgactattatgattggcttattcaaagggctattaccagTAATTGACTGgggagctgttgccagatcaggtgaagtaagaggtcattttgaccccgtttcccaggggactgaaccaaaacatacgtatatgggtaattgttcaggaactgagtacgtgcgaatgtggctgttaggtccttggttcccaggggaggaggggaaacactatagcacggaggctgagaggattcagaattgtcaaaaatggcttcaggattgtcttaaagtcttacagttGGACACTTGCCTAGCTTCaaaacatgcatgtacatgcacatgtcaGAGTTTGTCTTGGTACATGCTAGACCCCAGAGAAAAAGCCACTGAGCTGTTTCCTGTGTGCCCTGATGCTGTGAATCTGACTGAGGTGACAGGGGAGAATGTAGAAAGgaagatacacagacacatgtcaGAAAAGCTGGGATTAGGTGGGCCGTGCTCGCTCTGATGGAGGGCACCAAATGTAGCAGCAGCAGCCGGGaacttaaatgtttattttgtacACCTGGATGAaagagacaggttttctgtatacaGCTGATAAGGTGAGTTTATGGTCTATAGCTGAACAAGGAGACAGGTTTAGCTAATCATGGTGGGAGGTTTCTGCAGGGGAGCAGTTTCAGGTGTAACCGTCATAAGAAAGCTGTGGTGTTTGGTAGTTCCATATTTACTGATCagttcatatatattcatacttAAGACCGAATATGAAGAAGTCTTAGCCATTTCTGTGGGTCTGAGGCATCAGGAATCCTTGACATGGCTGTACCCATGTCAACCACATACATTTACTCAGGACTTAATCTCCTTGCACAGtcactcagggcttcctcagCTCCCACACCACTGGGTCAGGAGAAGGGAACTTCCAAGATTTTCCATGTTGAAGATCTGCATTTCTCTACTAAGCACActcatgcatgtttgtgtgcagatGTGCCACCGGCACAGCCGAGGTCACAGTCAGCACTCGCCTTCTACCACACGAGCTCTGGGCATTGAGATCTggtcgtcaggcttggtagcaagtgcctttacccgaGCCATCTGCCACCACGATCACATACACTCTTTTGACCCTAAGCCCTTTACCTACTTGAGTATTCCTAAGAAACGAAACACATTCCTGCGGATGACAGGAAACCACTGTGTCATTACTAGCCGGGGGCAGAACCCAGAGCTTTCGCCTACAGGTGTGAAAAGGCTTCCTGTAAGAAGTTGAGTGGTTGTTTTCCAAGGGACTGAGAGAAACTTGTAGAGATGTAGACAGTAAAGAATAAATGGACTTTCATAGATACCTTGCTTCGTACTAACTTAGCTTACTTAATCATGTCTTTTCTAGCAGCTACTAATATCTACAACCCCTTACCACTGCCGAACCCCAGAAGTTCTGAGGTCTTAATCCCTTAAGTTTACAGCAATTTAAGTGCTAGCAAATCTTGAACTGATCTGAGGCTATTTGTAATCTTTATACTTTTTGATGTGAAAGTTCCAATGCTTAATTACAGAGTCCTGCCCAAACCTCACGGGAGTGTTAATAAAGCATAAGTTGTAAGTACTATGGTTTGTTTGGGAATGGTGATGGTAGTGTTAGTTCAAAGAAttttcagaacatttttttttttttttatatttttttttctcccaaatattgccctccccccacctcccccccccatccccaccttttCAGAACATTTTTGACCCCGAGAGATTCATAGGAGAAATTTGAAGCCAAAGAGGGGTTGTTTGTTCTGTGCATGTGGTATGTAAGCATCCCAAAAGTTACATGTCATACCACTGAATACCACTGAGGTCTGTTTATTCGAAAGAAGACTGTTGAAAGACAGCCACAGTggtacacacatgtaatcccaggaTTAGGAGGCAAGTCAGGAGGGCCAAAGACCAGAGCTGGCCTCTCTGGAGGTATATAacagactttatctcaaaaaaagcaaaggtCACCCAGCAATGGTGgcgtggtggtccacacctttagttccagcactcgggaggcagaggcagatatatCTCTTGAGTtcaacaacagccagggctacacagaaaaaccctgtctcagtaaaaaaaaaaaaaaagtcacttggCTCTGATGGTACTTGAATAGTTCTGTAAAATACCTCAGGAagggtttttgatttgttttggttttttcaagacagggtttctctgtagctctggtgcctgtcctggaactagctcttgtagaccaggctggcctcgaacttatagagatccgcctgcctctgcctcccaagtgctagaattaaaggcgtgttccactaccacctggctaggAAGGGTTTTTAAAGTCAAGTCTGCTACCATAGGATTATATTTaaaacctcttttttttccctcttcggGTCATGTCCAGTAGGAATGTTCAGTTTGGAATATCTGCTGCACTTTAGTATGTTGGGTGGAACTGAGTAGGGAGGAAATCCAGGTGACCTAACTCTGGCATTAAGATTGTGCTTATTCCCCTTATCCTTGGTCTTCAGAAAGCAGTCTTAGTAGCATCAAAATAAATAACCTGGTAACTGAGTGAGCTGAGAAAGATGGTGGAGATGGCATTCTTCTAGAGTAGAAATAACAAGGGTTTGATATCTATTAAAGTATCTGGGAAAATTAATGTATTTTCACTAGCGTTTGTCTGAAACATCTCACTCAGGaaaaaaagattgattttttttttttccaagtgaaAACCGTCAAAAAATTTTTTCACgttaagcttttctttcttttcctttcagttaaaccttttttaaaacttttctgttctttaaagatttattattttttatatgtgtaaatcttttgcctgaatatatatgGCACTGAATATATCAGGCACTGTATGTATTCCTGatacctgcagaagtcagaaagaCCAGCTCCCCTGGTTgctgagtgggtgctgggaaccgaacccatgttctctgcaagaacaagttcTCTTGACCCCcgatccatctcttcagcccctattagacatattttgtttgcatttttattgtgttttcccAAACTTCTTGTGGGATTATCATATTTCactttgggttttgcttttgaaTGTTAAGCATATGTTTTGTAAAATTAGACTAACCTCGTGTATGTAGGAGTATTGTCAAGCAGTAATGGAGCTAAGCACATCAAGGATAGCTTGTGCCTGTTTCTTATTAAAACAGGTAGTTTTTATTGGAATTTAACTTCTCTTTTTCATTAAATAAACCAGTGACACTGTGGTATAATATAAAGTTCACATTTGGTCTCTGTCCCTCATTCTGGTATAAAACTCCTCTAAAACCCCTACTGTCCTGAATGCTAGGATGAGGAATGGCATTAGAGGGCTGTAGTGGCTGGCCCCGAGAGGGGCCTGCAGACCCTTAAGGCTATGGGAGCCTCTGGACTGGGCAAACATCACCATGCCGGGAGCGTGCTGAGCCCACAGTGAAAGCCCTAAGCCCTCACCTGGCATAGTTGGTGTTGGCGAGCCCGACAATCCGTGTTGAAGCACGCGGGCTATCTTACCTGTGTGTGACCTGCTCTCACTCTTTTTTCACAGTACCTGACCAAACAGGTGGAGCTCCTGCGGCAAATGAATGAGCAGCATGCAAAAGTTTACGAGCAGTTAGATGTCACAGCAAGAGAACTGGAAGAAACCAACCAGAAGCTTGTGGCTGAGAGCAAAGCCTCGCAACAGAAAATCCTAAGGTAAAATCTGTTACTGAGGGAAATCTACAAAGGAGTTATTTAGTATAGGGATTGAGCCGTATAGGATAAGGGTTCATTATTTTAGGGGACTGAGGATTAACTGTAAGTCTTTTCCAATTAAGAAAGCCAAGTTTGAGTGGCTCACACCTAATCCTCTTTTGTTAGTTTTGATCTTAATTTAATGTGACAAGCAGCAACCAGCTTGTGTCTTATTTACAGCCTGACGGAAACAATTGAATGCCTACAAAACAACATTGATCACCTCCAGAACCAAGTGAAGGAGCTGAAATCTTCCAGCCAAGAAAGAGAGCGGCAGAAGACATGTGACCAGGAGAAACCAGCACCCAGCTTCTCCTATCTGAAAGAGCTGTATGACCTCCGCCAGTAAGAGCCTACCTTTCTGTGGGTTTGCAAGCTAGGGACATCCCATGGCGTGACACATTCTGGATTACAGGAGATGAAAAGCTCCTTTTCAGGATGTGCCCTTTGCCTGCTAAACCCAGAGCCACTGAACTTAAACATAACAGTGAGAGCTTATGGGTGTCagtcattcttttcattttaaattgtgaaatattagtttaaaattAGTAATACTTCTGCTACAGTACATATTTGGGGGATATATTTCACAttagaatgaaacaaaaaatggaaattttagaagctgggtgtgatggtgcatgtctctattcccagcactcaggaagcaggggcatgctctgtgaattccaggccagaacatagcgagttctgggacagccaggactacagagagagagacctgtcaccaaaaaaaatttttttgatatCACAAAAATTGAGGCAAACAAGTATTTTTACCAAAAGAAATGCCTTTATAATTTGTAGTTATGAGTTTGAGTCTTTAATAAATGCTTACTAAACACCTGTTACACTGCAGTTGATGTGCCAGTTATCAGGAATGATGACCAAAGTAGACATGACCTGTGTCTTCATGACCTTTCATAAAGTCAGATGCTCCACAgccaagaaataaatacacaagcTGCCTGAGCCTGAGGAGGAGAGGCGGCTGCTGTTTCTCGTCCTTTACTTTGTGTCACGTGACCTGTGGAGATTTGAGGGTTTGAAATAAGGTCTCATACAGTcatctggcctcgaactcctgatccgcctgcctccacttcccaagagctgagattacgtGTGTGCACCCGGCACTATGAATGTTTTCCAAAGACGGATACTAAGTCTCTCTCAGGTCAGAATTTCTTGGCATGAACCTAAAGCTGTTCTGGTTGTTCTGATGTGTATCCTAAGTTAAAAGTCCAAACATCATGTTCCATAACCTTGGTCTGACATTATGGAGAACATTTAAAACCCTGTAGGTCCAGATAGCAGACCAATGAGGACCAATGGTGTAGTCGTGATCTGCAGTTAGAGATAAGACTCTCTGGTCCATTATATTTCCTAGTAAGCCACTATCATTCTTCTGATCTGCCAGTGAGTTTTCTATACTACTTTTACTATTGAGAGGAAAAATTGGTCACAAAAACTGTTTGCTTTCAAGAattttccaggggctggagagatggctcttccaaaggtcctgagttcaattcccagcaaccatatggtagctcacaaccttctgtaatgaggtctggtgccctcttctggcctgtgggcatacatgcagacagaatgttgtatacataataaataaataaattttttttttttaaaaaagaattttccagCCTCATATAGCTTCAATTTAGGTACTGCTTGTAATATTGAATGGGCTAAAAATTGGTGTCACTGCTCCTTTAAAAGATTTGGttgagggaggctggagagatggctcagtggttaagagcattacctgctcttccaagggtcctgagttcaattcccggcaaccacgtggtggctcacaaccatctgtaatggggtctggtgccctcttctgacctgcaggcatacgtgtagacagaacattgtatacgtaataaataaataaataaataaataaatattaaaaaaaaaaaagatttggttgagctgggcggtggtggcgtacgcttttaatcccagcactcaggaaacagaagcaggcgaatctctgtgagttagaggccagtctggtctacaagagctagttccaggacagctatggctgttacacagagaaaccctatctaaaaaaaacaaaacaaacaaacaaaaatttagttGAAAAACCCCAGCAGCCTCCTTTGCACCATAAATTGACCTTTAAGTATTTCCATGTTTCCTAATAGACACTTTGTATATGACCACGTGTTTGCTGAAAAGATCACTTCCTTGGAAAACCAGCAAAGCCCCGAAGAAGAAGAAAACGAGCACCTGAAAAAGACAGTGACGATGTTGCAGGCCCAGCTGAGCCTAGAGAGGAAGAAGCGAGTGAGCGTGGAGGCAGAGTATAAGGTGGTGCTGAAAGAGAACAGtgagctggagcagcagctgggtGCCACAGATGCCTACCGAGCCCGGGCACTGGAGTTGGAGGCTGAGGTGGCCGAGATGCGGCAGATGCTGCAGGCAGAGCACCCTTTTGTGAATGGAGTTGAGAAGCTGGTATCCGACTCTTTGTTTGTTACTTTCAAGGAGCCCAGCCAGAGCCTGCTGGAGGAGATGTTCCTAGCTGCTCCAGAAGCACAGAGGAAACCGCTCAAGCGCAGCAGCAGTGAGACAGTGCTCAGCAGCATGGCAGGGGGTGACATTGTGAAGGGCCATGAGGAGACTTGCATCAGGAGAGCTAAGGCTGTGAAGCAGAGGGGCATCTCCCTTCTGCATGAAGTGGACACTCAGTACAGTGCCCTGAAAGTGAAGTATGAAGAGCTACTGAAGAAGTGCCAGCAGGAGCAGGACTCACTGTCACACAAGGCCGTCCAGACCTCTAGGCTGCTGGCCAGGGACCTGACAGGACTAGTAACCCCGTGTGAGGCTGGAGCCAGTGGCTGGGAACCCACCCCTGTCACCCCAGAACCCACCACTTCCCCCACCACTACACCTCCAGAATACAAAGCACTATTTAAGGAGATATTTAGTTgtatcaagaaaacaaagcaggaaatagatgaacaaagaacaaaataccCATCTCTCTCCTCTTACTCTTAACGAGACCTCCAGTTCTAATCTGCTTgttttctctccccacctcccattcagACACATAAGCGCAATTTCAAAAGCTTGATGTTGCTAAAGGTATCTGCCTCATTGCTTTGCTTAATTGGCAAAAGCAGGAAGCGAGGTGGCTGGCAGTGTTTATCTCATGATAAACGGCCTTTGGTTGGTGCACTGATTATCTGACTTCCAGGAAAAGCCCTGGAACCAGTGGAGGGGGATCCATGTAAATGGGGTAGGCTACAGTACCTACAGTGTGGAAGGACAGAATTGGAACAAAACTAAGGCTATTACTATAGCTTCCATACTCAGCTTTCAAACTACTTGGAACTCCAAGGTctgtttaagtaaaaatgctTTCCATAGACATTCCAAAGAATGTTGAAAAAGCAGAAATTAATCTGAAGTAGATGGCATTAACAAGCTTCTTAAACCCCTAAGTTTTGTCGCATCTGCTACCAGTTGAACGATGACTGACAGGTAatcctaatatttaaaaatttaaatgaataccAGTTGAAGTGGCAAGTTTTGGTTTGATGAATGCCTGTTGGTATATGCTCAGCATTCCGCTGTTTTACTCAGAGTCAGGCATgtagtattttgttttcaaatagaaACTAAAGGAGAAGTCTCTTAGATGTGATCAGCGCCGACCACTTGGCAGCCACAAGCTGCTCCTACTCAGTTCTTAATTCCTAGAATTGCAGAAGTTCCTGTCTACTTTATTACACAGTATTGATGTTCTGACTGTGGAAACTCTTTCTCTCACTTgtatacttttaatttaaaaatatttaagagaacCATGGTTCTGAttgttgtatatatttttctagaAGCTGAATAAAGCTATCTATGAATGTGAACAAACAGATATACTGCCTGTTGTTTTAAGCTTAATGCCTTTTTACAGATGAAGCCAACTGGCCTTTTCCCAGTAGATAACTCTAGGGAATTTGACAATGATTTCCACTCATTTTCTTTTAAGCAGGAAATCCTTGGAATTGTATTACTTAACACAAATTCTGTACATGTTGTTAAATATTAGGATTGAAAGCATTTTTCACTATTTCGGAAGTTCTGGCTTAGTTGTGAACTCATAGCACCTAACTAGTTGGTTGTTAAAACATCTGATCAGCTAATGGTTAAAAACTTTAATGTGTGACTATTGGGCTGGAGCAAAGGCTCAGTTGAGTAAAGCACTTGTGCAAGCACTAAGACTTGAGTGCACAGCACAGCACCCATGCAAAATatgagcatggcagcatgcacatgCAATGCCTACCACTgtggagacagacaccagcagATCCCCAGGACTCACTGGCCCTAGCCAGTCAGTAAAGTCCAAGTTAAGTGAGAAACTTTCACAAAATGAGAGCAAGGGCTAGAGCAATGTCTCAGtggttcattggttaagagtACACTGCTTACCCagcggtggtggagcacacttctaatcccagcactcggaaggcagaggcaggcggatctctatcagttcgaggccagcctggtctacagagtgagtcagaacaggctccaaagctacacagagaaaccctgtctcaaaataaataaataaataaacaacaaaaaccactattgcagaggacctcagtaagttcccagcacccacattaggcagctcaccactgcctgtaactccagctccatccaAGTGATTGGGATGCTTCTGACCTTGATtgagcacatgtacatacatgtgcttGCCTGTACAAATacagaatattttttcttaagaGTGATGATAAAGGAAGACATGATAAaggatgtcaacctctggcccaTAAATTAGTCAGATATGATGAGTATTGATGCTAAATTACATGTGCCTTTGAATtagctcctttttttcttttcggttttttgagacagggtttctctgtagctttagaggctgtcctggaactagctcttgtagaccatgctggcctcaaactcacagagatccacctacctctgcctcccgagtgctgagtgctgggattaaaggcgtgggccaccaccgcccggccgccttTGAATTAGCTCTTAAAGTTTTGTACCAGTAGGATGGATAAATGACCTGAGTTTACCCGGGCTGTGGT of the Chionomys nivalis chromosome 8, mChiNiv1.1, whole genome shotgun sequence genome contains:
- the Cdr2 gene encoding cerebellar degeneration-related protein 2; the protein is MLADNLVEEFEIEDEPWYDHRDLQQDLQLAAELGKTLLDRNTELEDSLQQMYTTNQEQLQEIEYLTKQVELLRQMNEQHAKVYEQLDVTARELEETNQKLVAESKASQQKILSLTETIECLQNNIDHLQNQVKELKSSSQERERQKTCDQEKPAPSFSYLKELYDLRQHFVYDHVFAEKITSLENQQSPEEEENEHLKKTVTMLQAQLSLERKKRVSVEAEYKVVLKENSELEQQLGATDAYRARALELEAEVAEMRQMLQAEHPFVNGVEKLVSDSLFVTFKEPSQSLLEEMFLAAPEAQRKPLKRSSSETVLSSMAGGDIVKGHEETCIRRAKAVKQRGISLLHEVDTQYSALKVKYEELLKKCQQEQDSLSHKAVQTSRLLARDLTGLVTPCEAGASGWEPTPVTPEPTTSPTTTPPEYKALFKEIFSCIKKTKQEIDEQRTKYPSLSSYS